The DNA sequence ATGGGATATGTGATCGACCGCTATGAGGCCCGCATCGGAAGCGGCCAGCTGACGCCGGACCCGGTCCAGGCCGAGGCCGCTTCGGCGCTGGACGATCTGGCTCACCGGCTGGCCAATCGCAAGACGGGCGGCTGGTTCTCGAAAGCCGAGACCGTGACCGGCCTCTACATGTGGGGCGGCGTCGGTCGGGGCAAATCCATGCTGATGGACCTGTTCTTCGAACATGCGCCGGTCGCGGCGCGCAGACGGGTGCACTTTCATGAATTCATGGCCGAAGTGCATGATCGGCTGGATGCATGGCGCCGGCTGACCCCGGACGAGCGCAAGCGGTCCGAATGGCGCGTCAAGGGTGCCGGCGACGACCCGATCGCGCCAGTGGCGAAACAGATCGCGTCCGAGGCGAACCTGCTCTGTTTCGACGAATTCCAGGTGACCCAGATTGCCGATGCGATGGTTCTGGCCCGCCTGTTCGATGCCTTGTTCGAGCGCGCCGTGACGGTGGTGGCCACATCGAACCGTCATCCTGACGACCTCTACAAGGACGGCATCAACCGCCCCCTCTTCCTGCCTTTCATCGATCATCTCAAGACCCATTGCCGGATCCTGGAACTGGCGTCGGACCGGGACTATCGCCTGGACCGCCTGATCGAGGCGCCGGTCTGGTATGCGCCGCTGGGGCCGGAGGCCGAGACAGCGCTGGAGGCGGCCTGGGACCGGCTGACCCTCGGCGCGGAACCGCAGCATTGCGTGCTGACCGTGAAGGGCCGGAAACTGGACGTGCCGCGCGAAGCCGCTGGTGTCGCCTGGTTCAGTTTCGAGGAATTGTGCGCCCGGCCGCTCGGCTCGCGTGACTATCTGGCGATCGCGGCCAATTTCAACACGGTCATCCTGTCCGGCATTCCGAAACTGGGCCCGGAAAACCGCAATGAGGCCGCCCGGTTCGTGGCGCTGATCGATGCATTCTACGAAGCGCGGATCAAGCTGGTTGCAAGCGCGGCAGCCGAGCCGGAACATCTCTATCCGGAAGGCGATGGCAGTTTCGAATTCGAACGCACCGCCAGCCGCCTGCATGAAATGCGCTCTACGGACTATCTGGCCGAAGCGCGCGTCGAGATCGATGTGGACGCGCCGCGCGACTAGCCGGCTGCTGCACATGCGACGCCTGTGAGGGCGCTTCGGGGACAGTCTGTATTTTCATCAGGGCTGCGCGGGTCAGGTGTCCGGCAGAGGCAGCGCGCGCGCCGCGATCCGGCGCGGGCGGCGTGGCTTGGGGGCAATGGCGAGCGGCGCGCTGTCCCGCTGTTCGCCGGGATGCACCGGGCAGGTGCCCGTGAGCGCCCGTTGCCAGGCTTTTGAAGGGGTGAAGCTGAAGGGATCGGGCGTCAGGTCTTCCGCGCGCCGTCCGATGCGGACCAGACGGACCTGGCCCTGCACGTCGATCGAGACCTGGAACGGGATGCGCCGACCATACCGCGTGCGCACATGAAAACGCAGTGCCACGACCTGCAGCCAGATCCAGAACCGGACGGGTTCGAGATGCGGCGGCAGGTCAAAAGTGAGCGGGGCAAACAGCCGGTCCATGCGCGCCAGTATACGCCAGGCCGCAAGGGGGTTGGACAAGAAACCTGCCCTGCCCCGTCACCGCAATGGATCTGGCCGGGGAAGGTGTGGGACAGAAGCGGTCAGGAAGCCTGCGTGATCATCGAGGGGGATGTCATTTCCCGGCACAGCACGGCGCGGCCAATCAGGTATCCCTGCACCAGGTCGCAATTGCGCCGGGCGAGCTGTTCCAGCTGCGAACTGGTCTCGACGCCTTCCGCGCAACTGACCAGATTCATCTCCCGGCACATTTTGAGACTGCCGGTCAGGACTTTCGGCAGAATGCCGGAATCGCTCTTGCCCAGAAGACTCTTGTCGAGCTTGACCTTTTTGAAGGGCAGTTCCTCAAGCAGGGACAGGGACGAATATCCCGTTCCGAAATCATCCAGTGCCAGAGACACGCCGGTCTCAACGATCCGGTTGAGGATCTGCTTGCTCGTGTCGATGTTCCGGAAGAGCACATTTTCGGTGATTTCCAGTTCAATTCGTTCCGGCTGAATGCCATGGCGTCTCAGCGCGTTCAAAAACTGGTCAGCAAATTCCAGCGAGGTCAGCTGGGATGGCGACACGTTGAAGGACAGGAAGCTGTTGCCGTCCGGCATCCATCGCAGCGCCTGATTGAGCATGGACCAGAAGAAGCTGTCGATCAGGCCGAGGCGTTCGACCGCCGGCATGAATTGCTGGGGCGTCGGCTGCCGGCGGAGCCCGCTTTGCGGCCAACGGGCGAGAACTTCATAGCCGGCAATGGAATGTGTCCGCAGGTCCAGAATGGGCTGAACGGCCGGCTGGAACCGGTTGTCACGGACGGCGCCGATGATCGTCCTGTCGAATTCCTCGGCGTCCATGTCGGACAGGTCCTCACGGCGGTCGAATGCCGCGATGCCGCCGCTCGCCGATTTGACCCGCATCATCGCCTTGTCGGCCGCGTGCATGAGATTTACTTCGTCGGCGGCATCCTCCGGATAGGCGGCAAGGCCGATCGAGGCCCCGACTGCAACCAGGCCGAGATCGGTATCGACCGGCGACACGATGGCGCTCTGTGCCCGGGCAGCAATCTCCAGTGCCGGATCGCCCGTATCCGGAACAAGAAAGGCGAACTCGTCCCCACCAAGACGGCAGGCAAAAATACCCCCTTCCAGCACGCTCAATCTTTGCGCCAACACCTTCAGGACATGATCCCCGACAGCATGACCATAACGGTCGTTCAACGGCTTGAACCGATCCAGGTCGATCAGGGCGCAGGTGAATGGCCGCCCCTGCCCGATCAAGCCTTTCATTTCCCGGATGAAGGCCCGCCGGTTCAGGATGCGGGTCAGCGGATCGGTATCGGCCAGCTGGCGAATTTTCCGCTCGGCCCGTTCCCGTTCCTGAATTTCGCCCTGAAGATCCGCAAGCATGTTCGCATGGATTTCCGTCAGCGCGTGAAACACGCCGAGCGCATTGAGACAGCCGGCATAGACACCGTCTTCGTGCACCAGGATGACGCCATTGGTGAGCAATTCCGATTTGTCCCGGATGTTGCCGAACACGCTGGCCGCGTCCTCATTCATTTCCAGAACGAGCGGATTGTAATCCAGCACGCCGCGCAATCCCTTCTTCTGATTGAGGGCGTAGCCATAGGGATTCGAGATCAGCCGCTGGAAGGCCTGAAGCGAGACAAAGGCAACGGGACGCCCCCACCGGTCAACGACCGGGCACAGGGTGGCCTCCGGATTGTTGACGAAAAATGCCGAGAGCGCATCGAAACTGTCATCTACCGACAGCGGCGGAAAATGCATCCAGGACGTGGAGCGAAACTTCATGACAAACCCATCTGCCCCACCCAAGGCAATCTGAGCGTTTCGCTATCAGTACATTCTGAAAACTTGGTAACCAGTAATGGCCATTACAGGACGTAAAGCCCGAAAAAACATGAAGTTATTGTGACACTCGACCTGTCCCAATGATGAGACGCACAGTCAACAAGGGCTCATCAGGAGCGGGGCACACCCACAATCGCGCCGGCCAGATGGTCTGCGGACACGTCCGCATCCGGCTTCGCGATCACGCTGAAGGAGGCATCGGTTTCCAGCACCACAGCCTCGGCATCCGAGACCTGTGTGATCCCCTGTTCGCGCAGGGCCGAGCGGACCTCCGACCGGGTAAGCCGTTCGGCCAGGATCGCATCATCGAGATACTCGCCCCTGAAGACCAGAAGACGCGGACTGGACTTCACCGCCTGTTCGGCCCGCTCGCTGCGCGCCATCAGCCAGGTCAGCGCCCACTGGATGGCGAGCAGGATGCCGATGGCAAACAGGGCTTCGAGCGCGGTGACGGAGTTCGACGTGATCCCGGCGCCCGCAATCGAGCCGAGCGCCACCGTCACCACCCAGTCGAAATTGTTCATCTGGGAGGTCGAGCGCTTTCCAGCCAGGCGGATGAAGGCGATGATTGTCAGATAGATGACGGGTGCGGCGAGCCCGATGCGGACATAATCCTTCCAGCCATCATGGAATATTGCCGAAATATCCATCAGGCCGGCTCCGGCGCGATGTCGTAGTCGATGGGCTTGTAGGCGAAATTGTTCGACTCGCCGGCCGAGCAACTGGTCATGCCGATCAGCAGGTCCATGCAGGCCTCGAAGGTGATGGACTGCCCCGCCTTGCTGAGCGGAGGCAGGACCTGGATCTCGCCGGTCTCGGGATCGGAGGCGACATGCATGAAGATGTTGAACGCGATCGGGATGTCATCCGGCCCGATTCCGTATTCTGACAGGGCCGCCTCGAGGTTTTCCTGGCAGCCCCCTTCCGGATCGGCCTGATCGTACAGTTTGCGGAACGTGTCCTTCGAACAGGGCGTCAGCGTGAAATCATGCCGGCCGACCTCGTCCGAGATGATCTTCAGCATGTCGCGGCTGCGATTGGAGTAGAGAATGTCCCCCGTGGAGAGAAACATGCGTCCGGCATAGTCGAGTGAACGGCCGGACGAGATCACTTCCTTCCGGTCGTCGAGATTGTAGGCAACCATGTCGCTGACCTGTTCGCCTTCGGGGTCGGTCACGGTCAGGCGCTGGCCCTTGCGGAGAATAAAGGCCGTGCCGGATTTCGGGGGGATGCGATGGGTCATTTGATCGGTTCCTGTGGGGTGAACGGACATTTCCAGTCCGGGCCGACCTCGCGGCCGGAATATTGGGCGGCCTCCGATCCGGCACCGAAATCGGCGAGCATCGGATTGACGGACCCGGCCAGCGCCTTGTCCCGCTCACGGATGATCTGCTTCATCTTGTCGAACCGGCCGTCGGCACGCAGGCGTTCGAACTGTTCGTGGGAATTGAAGACAAGCGCCGGATAGCGGAAGCGGCGGGCCGGTCGGGATGCATTCGGGTGAAGGCCGATGACGAAGAAAGCCTCGCCCAGAAGCCCCATGGAGAAATGGGCCGACTGCGGATCGCGCGCAGCATTCTCGGCCCATCCCCTGCCCTCGACGACATCGAGATTGTGCAGCGACTGGAGCCGGTTCCACAGGGCACGTTCGAACGCGGTTTCGGTAAGGCCGTCCGGGCCGGAGAAGATCGCCACGAAGGATTGCACGACCGGCGAGTCGAATTCGAGCTGGTCGATGAAGCCTTCCAGCGCCTGGCGCAACTTGATGTCTCCGGCGGCGGAATCGATGTCGCCGAATTCCGCAATCACCAATTGGTCCCGGACCATGGCCGACTTCGCCCCGATGCAGGGAAAGGAGTCGGATTTCACGAAGGCGCGGAACGCCTCTGTGGGGGTCTGGGTCGCGGGGGGCCTTTGTCGTGTGATCGTTTCCATGGGGGCGAGGTCCTGAACTGTTATCGCCCAACCAACCTCGCGACGGGCCAACAGGTTCCCCAATTTCAGGTGGAAGACAGCAGAGCCGGCTCAAGCGCCGGAAATGGCAGGATTACCGGCCTCTCATGACGCGGATTTCATGTGCAGGGAGGCTTCAAATGCGGGGGCCGACTCCTTATTTATGTTAATCCGCGATGACAATCATGCGGACAGTACGGGGCGACGCCGCCGCAAAGCGGGGCTAGACGTCTTTCAACATCTGAAGGCTGGAACGATCGCCGCATCGCGGGGTTGGTCAGCAAAGGAGGAGACAGATCATGGCGAACAAGATCAGCGCCAGCACGAGCATGACTCTCAGCCCGGAACAGGGTCTGAGCCGCTATCTGACGGAAATCCGCAAATTTCCGATGCTCGAGAAGAATGAGGAATTCATGCTCGCCCGCCGCTGGCGCGAGCAGGAAGATACCGAAGCCGCAGAAAAGATGGTGACCTCCCACCTGCGTCTCGTCGCGAAGATCGCGATGGGCTATCGCGGCTATGGCCTGCCCATGGCGGAAGTCATTTCCGAGGGCAATGTGGGCCTGATGCAGGCCGTCAAGAAATTCGATCCGGACAAGGGATTCCGTCTGGCGACCTATGCCATGTGGTGGATCCGGGCCGCGATCCAGGAATACATCCTGCGCAGCTGGAGCCTGGTGAAACTGGGCACCACCGCCGCGCAGAAGAAACTGTTCTTCAATTTGCGCCGACTGAAAGGCGAAATGCAGGCGCTGGACGAAGGCGATCTGAAGCCGGAACAGGCCAAGCTGATCGCGGAAAAGCTGAACGTCACCGAAAGCGAAGTCTATTCCATGAATGGCCGGATGTCCGGCTCTGACGCCTCCCTGAACGTGCCGATGGGCACCGATGGCGACATGGAGTGGCAGGACTGGCTGGCCGATGACGAACAGGGCCAGGCCGAGGAATTCGCCGACAAGCAGGAATTCAATGCGCGGATGGAACTGCTGACCTCTGCCATGGAAGATTTGAATGAGCGCGAGCGGCATATCCTGACCGAGCGCCGCCTGTCCGAGGAGCCGAAGACGCTGGAGGAATTGTCGGAAGTCTACAATGTCTCCCGTGAGCGGATCCGCCAGATCGAAGTGCGCGCCTTCGAGAAACTGCAGAAGGCGATGAAGCGGATGGCAAAGGAACAGGGCCTGCCGGCCGGGGCCGCGGGCGCAGCCTAGCGCCGGACCACCTCGCCGCCCCCTGCCGCCGCATCCAGATCCTGCCCCGGCCCGTCGGGTCGGGCCGATACCGTATCCCATTCCAGGCTGGCCGTGACCATGGACCAGGTCTCCTGCTGCCGGGCCCAGGTCGTTACCAGACAGGCCGGACCATCCCGGCCTGCCTGTGACAGGGTGTCGGCCGGCATGAGCGTGATCGCGGTTTCGCAGGCGATACCGCTGCGCGCAGCCGGCACCGGCGCGGCCGAGCAGGTGGCGAGCCTGGGCGGTGGACCGAGTATGGAGCGCTGGCGCACATAACGGCAGGCGGGCGCGGACGGGACAAGCGCGCCGCCGGACAGGGCCCAGTTGGCGAGGCGCCGCGTGGCAGCCTCATCCGCGCCCTGCAGGGTGGCTGGCGCGATTTCCTTGCCGCTCCACACACCCAATTCACGGTTGAGTCCGGCCTGCAAATGGCTGACATCCCGCACCATGGCCGCCCGGTACATGCCGGCTCCGGCTGATAGCGCCAACAGGCTGATTCCCACAGCGAGCAGGATCAGCGCCAACCGGTGTTCCCACAACACGGCCAAAGTTTTCTTGATGTCGCGCATCTGGACCCCCGGAGTCAGCCTGCGATTCGTTTTGGGACGGGACCTCCCTATCTATTTATGATTGCAATCACAATAGGCGTGATTGAATTTTTCGCGTGATTGGGGAAGAAACTCCGGCGCACATGACACCGGTAGCAGTCCTGCTACGTCGTCTCTCCGGCTCCTGCAGGGGGCGAGGCTCAGGCTGTGTCGTCGTGGCCGGAAGCGGCCTCGGGCGCATAGAAGCAGGGCGCCGGCCTTGCGACAGGGCCGTCTACTCAGGGTCTGCGTCCGTCGCCTCAGACTGTCGGTCCGCCTGATCGGCCTTGTCGAGCAATACGCTCTGGTCGAGATAATTGACGTGGAATCCGAGCACTTTCCAGGCTTCCTCGTCCCGTTTCCAGTTGATGGAGATCCTGCCGGGAGAGTGCTCGGTCTCGATGCCGATGACACAATCCGCAAAGGTGCCGGAGCGGGACTTGTCCAGATTGGCGGACGAGCGCAGCGAGCATGTCGGCGTGCCATACTCCGTCACCTGACCGAAATGCTCGATGATCCGCTGAACCTTGTCGATCTGAGGCTGCGTGGCCTCAAAATCCTGCGCATAGATCTCGTCGCCCATCGGGGGCGGCCCATCCTCCATGACGCGCTTGGCAAATTCCAGACTTGCGTCCGAACGCTCCCCCAACGCCGCGAACATCTTCACGCCCCCGCGCACGCAGGTTCCCAGCAGCCCCACGGCCAGCACGATGCCGCCGATGATCCACCAGATCGCACGTGACTTGCGCTTTGGTGGCGTAATTTGGTAATCGGCTGCGCCGTGTTCATTCTGTGTCATGAGACCCCATTCGAATTATCTCGTTCAATACATGTCATGATAGAGACCCGGCCATGCATCTGACAATACAGGTTGATCGGAAAGATGACCCGAGGTTGACGCCTTATCTGTCGATCCGCGAGAAGGATCTGACATCCGGACATGGCGCGCGCTTCATCATTGAGGGCAAGGTGACGCTGGAGACCGCGCTGCGGCGGGGGCGATTCAAGCTGGAAAGCGTGTTCCTGGCTGAAAGCCGGGTGGCGCCGCTGGCGGAATTGCTGGATCTGGTGCCGGAGGATGTGCCGGTTCTGGTTGCGCCGCAGGCGGTGATGGACGCCGTCGCCGGTTTCCCGATGCATCGCGGCGTGCTGGCCTGCGGACTGAAGGGGGAGATTCCGGCGCCGAGGGAGTTTCTTGGTCCTCCCCCGCCTGCGGGGGAGGACAGCCCCCTCCTTCTCCTCTCCGACCTCTCGAACCATGACAATGTCGGCGCATGTTTCCGCAACGCCGCCGCCTTCGGAGCAGGCGCCGTGCTGATGGACGGGCAGTGCTGCGACCGCTCTATCGCAAGGCCATCCGCGTCTCGTCCGGCAGCACGCTCTGGCTGCCCTATGCCCATGGCGGGACAGGCATCGACATGGTGAACGCGGCGAAGGCGGCCGGCTATGAGGTCTGGGCGATGACGCCCCGCATGGACGCTGCGCCACTCACCTCCCTGCCCCGTCCGGACAAGGTCGCCATCCTGCTGGGCGCGGAAGGGCCCGGCCTGCCGGAAGACCTGATCGCCGCCTGTACGCCGGTGCGCATTCCGATGTCAGAAGGGTTCGACAGTGTGAACGTGGCAACGGCGGGCGCAGTTGCGCTGGCGCACCTGTTTGCTGCGACGGCCTAGAATACCCGCGGGCGTTCCGTCTTTTCGACGTGGAGGCCGCATTCGGTCTTCTGCTGGCCGGCCCAGCGGCCTGCGCGCGGATCGTCCGGATTGTCGGATGGCTGGGTGCAGGGCCAGCATCCGATGGACGGATAGCCCTGGGCCACCAGCGGGTGGCGCGGCAGGTTGCGCTGCTTGATCAGCAGGTCAACATCTTCCGGCGTCCAGTTGGCCAGCGGATTGACCTTGTAGCGGCCACTGGCGAATTCGAAGACCGGCAGGCTCATCCGGGCCCCGCCATGGAAGCGCTTGCGGCCGGTGATCCAGGCATCAAACCCTTCCAGAGCCGGCTCCAGCGGACGCACCTTGCGCAGGGCGCAGCAGGCGTCCGGATCGGTCTTCCAGAGATTGTTCTTCGGGTCGAGCACCTTGCGCTCTGTCTCGCTCGGCGGGATGTCCCGCACGCCGGTCAGGCCAAGCTTCTCGATCAGCTCGTCCTTGTAGTCCAGCGTCTGCGGGAAATGCATGCCGGTTTCGAGGAAGATGATCGGCAGGTCCGGTTTCACATCGGCGATCAGGGCCAGCATGGCCACGCTTTCCGCGCCGAAGCTGGACACATAGGTCAGGCTGTCACGCCATTCCCGCACCATGGCGACACGCAGCACCGTCTGCGCCGACGCATCGCGCAGCTCGGTATTCAAGCGCGCGAGGCGGGCTTCCGGCGCTTCGGCCTTGCGAATGGAAATATCGCCATAGGGCATGTGGATCAGCCTTCGTGTCTCTTTCGGTACACCGGCGTCCGTTCACCCGCTGCGGGCTGGTAGACCTCGGAATACTCATTCAGTGCGTTCAGCACTTCATGTAGGTCAGCCCGGTCGGTCTCGTAAGCATCAAAGCCTGAACGGTTCATATAGAATATCTGATCCCGCAGGACGTGTCCGACGGCCCGCAACTCTCCGGTATAGCCGAAACGGCGGCGGAGCAGCTGAGCCTGGGAGTATCCGCGCCCGTCAGTGTATTTGGGAAAACTGATCTCGATCAGCTGGAGACGGTCCAGATGTTCCACCAGTTCATGCGGATCATCGCCCGGCTCCAGCCGCACGCCGATATCGGTGTTGCGGGCCAGGAGCAGGTCCTGCTCGCTGCGGAAGCGCGCCAGCGAAACTGTAATACAGCCACCAGGGGACAGCTCGCCCTCATCCGGCACATGGGCCCAGACATTGTCGATCTCCGTGCCGTTCTTAACCAGCGGCATACAGCGCCTCCTTGAAGGGATCGTGACCCAGCCGGGCCAGAGTCTCGATAAACAATTCGCTCTTGTCGGCGCGCAGGTCGCGATAGGTGTCGACAACTCGTTTCAGGGCGCCCGGCACGTCGTCTGCCTTCAGGCCCGGCCCGGCAATCGCACCGATTGCCGCCTTCTCGTCGGCCCGGCCCCCAAAGGTGATCTGATAGAATTCCTCACCCTTCTTGTCGACGCCGAGAATGCCGATATGGCCGACATGATGGTGGCCGCAGGCATTGATGCAGCCGGAAATATTGATGTGCAGGCGGCCAATGTCTTCCTGATAATCCGGATCGGCAAAGACCTGTTGCACGGCCTGCCCCACCGGAATCGAGCGGGCATTGGCGAGGTTGCAATAGTCCAGGCCCGGGCAGACGATCATGTCCGTGATCAGGCTTTCATTCGCGATGTGCAGACCGGCGGCCTTCAGTTCGCGATAGACATCCGGCAGATCGTCCAGCGCCACATGTGGCAGGACCAGGTTCTGGGCATGGCTGACGCGGATGTCGTCATGGGCATAGGTTTCCGCGAGGTGCGCCACAGTCATCATCTGCGCATCGGTGGCATCCCCGGCAAGGCCGCCCACCGGCTTGAGGCTGATCGTGACGGAGGCATATCCGTCCACCTTGTGGGGATGCAGGTTTACCCGCGCCCAGCGGGCAAATTCCGGATCCTCGGCCTTCAGCGCCTCCACGACCGGCGATGTGGGCGCCTTGGGCGCCAGGGCGGGCGGCGCGAAATAGGCATGGATGCGCTCGATCTCGGCCTGCGGCAGGTCAATCTTCTCATGCGGGCGCTGGGCCGCATATTCCTCTTCGACCAGGCGGCGGAATTCCGCTTCGCCCAGCTCGCTGACAAGGATCTTGATGCGGGCCTTGTACTTGTTGTCCCGGCGGCCGAAGCGATTGTAGAGGCGCATGATGGCTTCGAGATAGTCGAGCAGTTCGGCTTCCGGCACGAACTCGTTGACCAGTGTGGCCAGATGCGGCGTGCGCCCCTGCCCCCCGCCGACATGCACTTCAAATCCGACAACGTCGCCGCGCTTGCGGATGTGCAGGCCGATATCGTGCACACGGATGGCCGCGCGGTCATGTTCGGCTGCGGTGACGGCGATCTTGAACTTGCGCGGCAGGAAGGCGAATTCCGGATGGAAGGTGCTCCACTGGCGGATGATCTCGCACCAGGGGCGCGGATCCATCAATTCATCCTTCGTGGCGCCGGCGAAATGGTCTGAGGTGACATTGCGGATGCAGTTGCCCGACGTCTGGATGGCGTGCATCTCGACCTCGGCCAGCTTGGCCAGCACATCGGGAATATCCTTCAGCGCGACCCAGTTGAACTGAATATTCTGGCGGGTGGTGAAGTGACCATAGCCGCGGTCATAATCCCGCGCGACAATGGCGAGCTGGCGCAGCTGGCGGCCGCTGAGCTGGCCATAGGGAATGGCGACCCGCAGCATGTAGGCATGCAGCTGCAGGTAAACGCCATTCTGCAGCCGCAAAGGCTTGAATTCGTCCTCAAGCAATGTGCCGTCGAGGCGCCGCTCGACCTGTCCACGGAATTGCGCGACCCGCTCGGACACGATCCGGGCGTCAAACTCGTCATATCTGTACATTACGCAGCCTCTTTTGCGTGCGGGATACCGAGCGCCGCTTCCGTGCGGCTGACCCATCTCTCGACGGAGGGAAACTCGGAAAGGTCAAAGCCGCCCTCATGGGCGACGCGCGTATAGGCGACCAGGGCGATGTCGGCCAGCGTCATCGCGTCACCGACCAGCCAGTCCGTATAGGTCAATTGCAGCTCCATCACGCCGAGCGCGCGGCGGCCCTTGGCCAGGAGTTGCGGATCGATCTGGTCGTCCGGGGTCTTGAGATAGTGCTTGTGGAACCGGCGCACGGCGATCGCGGTCTCATGCGAGTACTGCTCCCAGAACAACCAGCTCATCATCTGCGCCCGGGTGAACGTATCCGCCGGAACGAGATCACTGCCGTCCTCTTCGGCCAGATAGAGCATGATGGCGTTGGATTGCGGCAAGGCGCGGCCATCAGGCCAGCGCGCC is a window from the Hyphomonas sp. genome containing:
- the zapE gene encoding cell division protein ZapE; translated protein: MGYVIDRYEARIGSGQLTPDPVQAEAASALDDLAHRLANRKTGGWFSKAETVTGLYMWGGVGRGKSMLMDLFFEHAPVAARRRVHFHEFMAEVHDRLDAWRRLTPDERKRSEWRVKGAGDDPIAPVAKQIASEANLLCFDEFQVTQIADAMVLARLFDALFERAVTVVATSNRHPDDLYKDGINRPLFLPFIDHLKTHCRILELASDRDYRLDRLIEAPVWYAPLGPEAETALEAAWDRLTLGAEPQHCVLTVKGRKLDVPREAAGVAWFSFEELCARPLGSRDYLAIAANFNTVILSGIPKLGPENRNEAARFVALIDAFYEARIKLVASAAAEPEHLYPEGDGSFEFERTASRLHEMRSTDYLAEARVEIDVDAPRD
- a CDS encoding EAL domain-containing protein yields the protein MKFRSTSWMHFPPLSVDDSFDALSAFFVNNPEATLCPVVDRWGRPVAFVSLQAFQRLISNPYGYALNQKKGLRGVLDYNPLVLEMNEDAASVFGNIRDKSELLTNGVILVHEDGVYAGCLNALGVFHALTEIHANMLADLQGEIQERERAERKIRQLADTDPLTRILNRRAFIREMKGLIGQGRPFTCALIDLDRFKPLNDRYGHAVGDHVLKVLAQRLSVLEGGIFACRLGGDEFAFLVPDTGDPALEIAARAQSAIVSPVDTDLGLVAVGASIGLAAYPEDAADEVNLMHAADKAMMRVKSASGGIAAFDRREDLSDMDAEEFDRTIIGAVRDNRFQPAVQPILDLRTHSIAGYEVLARWPQSGLRRQPTPQQFMPAVERLGLIDSFFWSMLNQALRWMPDGNSFLSFNVSPSQLTSLEFADQFLNALRRHGIQPERIELEITENVLFRNIDTSKQILNRIVETGVSLALDDFGTGYSSLSLLEELPFKKVKLDKSLLGKSDSGILPKVLTGSLKMCREMNLVSCAEGVETSSQLEQLARRNCDLVQGYLIGRAVLCREMTSPSMITQAS
- a CDS encoding DUF421 domain-containing protein; translation: MDISAIFHDGWKDYVRIGLAAPVIYLTIIAFIRLAGKRSTSQMNNFDWVVTVALGSIAGAGITSNSVTALEALFAIGILLAIQWALTWLMARSERAEQAVKSSPRLLVFRGEYLDDAILAERLTRSEVRSALREQGITQVSDAEAVVLETDASFSVIAKPDADVSADHLAGAIVGVPRS
- a CDS encoding urea carboxylase-associated family protein codes for the protein MTHRIPPKSGTAFILRKGQRLTVTDPEGEQVSDMVAYNLDDRKEVISSGRSLDYAGRMFLSTGDILYSNRSRDMLKIISDEVGRHDFTLTPCSKDTFRKLYDQADPEGGCQENLEAALSEYGIGPDDIPIAFNIFMHVASDPETGEIQVLPPLSKAGQSITFEACMDLLIGMTSCSAGESNNFAYKPIDYDIAPEPA
- the gntA gene encoding guanitoxin biosynthesis heme-dependent pre-guanitoxin N-hydroxylase GntA — protein: METITRQRPPATQTPTEAFRAFVKSDSFPCIGAKSAMVRDQLVIAEFGDIDSAAGDIKLRQALEGFIDQLEFDSPVVQSFVAIFSGPDGLTETAFERALWNRLQSLHNLDVVEGRGWAENAARDPQSAHFSMGLLGEAFFVIGLHPNASRPARRFRYPALVFNSHEQFERLRADGRFDKMKQIIRERDKALAGSVNPMLADFGAGSEAAQYSGREVGPDWKCPFTPQEPIK
- the rpoH gene encoding RNA polymerase sigma factor RpoH, which encodes MANKISASTSMTLSPEQGLSRYLTEIRKFPMLEKNEEFMLARRWREQEDTEAAEKMVTSHLRLVAKIAMGYRGYGLPMAEVISEGNVGLMQAVKKFDPDKGFRLATYAMWWIRAAIQEYILRSWSLVKLGTTAAQKKLFFNLRRLKGEMQALDEGDLKPEQAKLIAEKLNVTESEVYSMNGRMSGSDASLNVPMGTDGDMEWQDWLADDEQGQAEEFADKQEFNARMELLTSAMEDLNERERHILTERRLSEEPKTLEELSEVYNVSRERIRQIEVRAFEKLQKAMKRMAKEQGLPAGAAGAA
- a CDS encoding TrmH family RNA methyltransferase codes for the protein MLRPLYRKAIRVSSGSTLWLPYAHGGTGIDMVNAAKAAGYEVWAMTPRMDAAPLTSLPRPDKVAILLGAEGPGLPEDLIAACTPVRIPMSEGFDSVNVATAGAVALAHLFAATA
- a CDS encoding phosphoadenylyl-sulfate reductase, with the translated sequence MPYGDISIRKAEAPEARLARLNTELRDASAQTVLRVAMVREWRDSLTYVSSFGAESVAMLALIADVKPDLPIIFLETGMHFPQTLDYKDELIEKLGLTGVRDIPPSETERKVLDPKNNLWKTDPDACCALRKVRPLEPALEGFDAWITGRKRFHGGARMSLPVFEFASGRYKVNPLANWTPEDVDLLIKQRNLPRHPLVAQGYPSIGCWPCTQPSDNPDDPRAGRWAGQQKTECGLHVEKTERPRVF
- a CDS encoding DUF934 domain-containing protein; amino-acid sequence: MPLVKNGTEIDNVWAHVPDEGELSPGGCITVSLARFRSEQDLLLARNTDIGVRLEPGDDPHELVEHLDRLQLIEISFPKYTDGRGYSQAQLLRRRFGYTGELRAVGHVLRDQIFYMNRSGFDAYETDRADLHEVLNALNEYSEVYQPAAGERTPVYRKRHEG
- a CDS encoding nitrite/sulfite reductase, which encodes MYRYDEFDARIVSERVAQFRGQVERRLDGTLLEDEFKPLRLQNGVYLQLHAYMLRVAIPYGQLSGRQLRQLAIVARDYDRGYGHFTTRQNIQFNWVALKDIPDVLAKLAEVEMHAIQTSGNCIRNVTSDHFAGATKDELMDPRPWCEIIRQWSTFHPEFAFLPRKFKIAVTAAEHDRAAIRVHDIGLHIRKRGDVVGFEVHVGGGQGRTPHLATLVNEFVPEAELLDYLEAIMRLYNRFGRRDNKYKARIKILVSELGEAEFRRLVEEEYAAQRPHEKIDLPQAEIERIHAYFAPPALAPKAPTSPVVEALKAEDPEFARWARVNLHPHKVDGYASVTISLKPVGGLAGDATDAQMMTVAHLAETYAHDDIRVSHAQNLVLPHVALDDLPDVYRELKAAGLHIANESLITDMIVCPGLDYCNLANARSIPVGQAVQQVFADPDYQEDIGRLHINISGCINACGHHHVGHIGILGVDKKGEEFYQITFGGRADEKAAIGAIAGPGLKADDVPGALKRVVDTYRDLRADKSELFIETLARLGHDPFKEALYAAG